Proteins encoded by one window of Cloeon dipterum chromosome 2, ieCloDipt1.1, whole genome shotgun sequence:
- the LOC135936896 gene encoding putative lysozyme-like protein isoform X2, whose product MTFLLKVFAITLVLAMAQAKPGWGSSSSSSSSSSSSGSNGGYNNGGYGGQGFQAGYQPGFQSFNFPDYDGGLGVRLGAGPGVQSVQVGAAQHSTGNRGSFASSSSSVDGNGNIQFQAEKGTF is encoded by the exons ATGACATTCCTCCTTAAGGTCTTCGCCATTACCCTCGTCCTCGCCATGGCACAAG ccaAACCAGGTTGGGgctcgagcagcagcagcagcagttctTCCAGCTCGTCCGGATCTAATGGCGGTTACAACAACGGAGGCTACGGCGGTCAGGGTTTCCAGGCGGGCTACCAACCCGGTTTCCAGTCGTTTAACTTCCCCGA ttacgACGGTGGTTTGGGCGTGAGGCTCGGCGCCGGCCCCGGAGTGCAGTCCGTGCAAGTGGGCGCCGCCCAACACTCGACAGGCAACAGGGGCTCCTTCGCCTCGTCCAGCTCCAGCGTTGACGGAAACGGCAACATCCAGTTCCAGGCCGAGAAGGGCACCttctaa
- the LOC135936896 gene encoding peroxisomal membrane protein PEX13-like isoform X1 produces the protein MTFLLKVFAITLVLAMAQAKPGWGSSSSSSSSSSSSGSNGGYNNGGYGGQGFQAGYQPGFQSFNFPDFGFGFPGAYPQQFQTFGYGDYDGGLGVRLGAGPGVQSVQVGAAQHSTGNRGSFASSSSSVDGNGNIQFQAEKGTF, from the exons ATGACATTCCTCCTTAAGGTCTTCGCCATTACCCTCGTCCTCGCCATGGCACAAG ccaAACCAGGTTGGGgctcgagcagcagcagcagcagttctTCCAGCTCGTCCGGATCTAATGGCGGTTACAACAACGGAGGCTACGGCGGTCAGGGTTTCCAGGCGGGCTACCAACCCGGTTTCCAGTCGTTTAACTTCCCCGA CTTCGGATTCGGATTCCCCGGCGCGTATCCGCAACAGTTTCAAACCTTCGGATATGGAGA ttacgACGGTGGTTTGGGCGTGAGGCTCGGCGCCGGCCCCGGAGTGCAGTCCGTGCAAGTGGGCGCCGCCCAACACTCGACAGGCAACAGGGGCTCCTTCGCCTCGTCCAGCTCCAGCGTTGACGGAAACGGCAACATCCAGTTCCAGGCCGAGAAGGGCACCttctaa
- the LOC135936707 gene encoding uncharacterized protein LOC135936707, translating into MAKLKSAIGLLLLCIFAFSSTNSQDVVELESVVYEELGDGTVVVDEFNSVDGSRTLDPIFGDYNPSPRLDSCTKLGAGRFPVLGDCSKYLECNEENGTYTRRIVQCLHDLWFHEEGGDCGFKGDFCPYGRLVPVSSTVRLAQRTSTPTSTSCTRAGRFPQPGCTGFYECRETVYGLSRADYTCGEGILYHEMHQKCFPASQVTECSVALPEQTCLRTCVEGQTRVCKYKFIVEEHVSMSTIHCGNCPFNLADCNLPGCISAGGLQRPLISINKQMPGPTVQVCKGDTIEVDVVNLLQSSAVTIHWHGLHQRATPFMDGVPYLTQCPIQPGNSFRYRMIADVAGTHIYHSHIGHLDSDGLYGAMIVREPRSTEPGLVGRYNDDLPQHTLLVWHWFQNLGEVQSLDMRLLSRRREGFGFLINGKGVVGQRFAPDGSRLSAPIENYYVNSGSRRYRFRIIFNTAIMCPIQISIDGHQLDILAIDGHAVEAYNSRVDSVILTAGERVDVVPVATVSTWNSAFYIRVRGLGDCDDQKNSVHQYAILRYDNYAGPVLNFPNPTYNSAIRPGRAFNLNRDIYNPVTQTRITANPLVSYRSALSRSDNLVGTPNKRFFIDVSFNVHQESDNVRLVFPQLNSVSWNSPPFPLLTQWQQITNSTLCTNECNQPVACDQRRCVCTHTLLARTGDLVEVVLFDPRGTIEIGHPFHLHGHAFKVVGQYLYNTSTTREEVSNLVNNNPHLITTNQYGPWKDTVVTPGRAVIIIRFRADNPGYWMFHCHIGEHAALGMALTFKVGEHYEMVRPPANFPTCGNFS; encoded by the exons ATGGCGAAACTAAAATCCGCGATTGGTCTTCTGCTCCTCTGCATTTTCGCCTTTTCCTCTACCAATTCG CAAGATGTTGTGGAGTTAGAATCAGTGGTCTACGAAGAGCTGGGCGATGGCACAGTTGTCGTGGACGAATTCAACTCTGTCGACGGATCGCGCACCCTGGACCCGATTTTCGGCGACTACAATCCCAGCCCACGTCTGGACTCGTGTACCAAACTCGGAGCAGGCCGCTTCCCTGTCTTAGGTGACTGCAGCAAGTACCTTGAGTGCAACGAAGAAAACGGCACCTACACCAGAAGAATTGTGCAGTGTCTCCACGATCTTTGGTTCca tgAGGAAGGCGGCGATTGCGGCTTCAAGGGTGATTTCTGTCCCTACGGCCGTCTCGTTCCTGTTTCTTCGACGGTGCGGCTAGCGCAACGCACCTCGACACCGACCTCCACGAGCTGCACCCGCGCGGGTAGGTTCCCGCAGCCTGGATGCACTGGCTTTTACGAATGCCGCGAGACGGTCTACGGCCTCTCCAGGGCTGACTACACCTGCGGTGAAGGCATACTCTACCATGAGATGCACCAAAAGTGCTTCCCAGCTTCCCAGGTCACCGAGTGCTCCGTTGCAC tgccCGAGCAAACGTGTCTGCGGACGTGCGTTGAAGGCCAAACAAGGGTGTGCAAGTACAAGTTCATCGTGGAGGAGCACGTGAGCATGAGCACTATCCACTGCGGAAACTGTCCCTTCAATTTGGCCGATTGCAACCTGCCTGGCTGCATCAGCGCCGGAGGGCTCCAGCGACCATTGATCTCGATCAACAAACAAATGCCAGGGCCCACCGTGCAG GTTTGCAAAGGTGACACCATTGAAGTTGACGTGGTGAACCTGCTGCAGAGCTCAGCCGTGACCATCCACTGGCACGGTCTGCACCAGCGAGCAACGCCCTTCATGGACGGAGTGCCCTACCTGACGCAGTGCCCGATCCAACCTGGCAACTCATTCCGCTACAGAATGATCGCTGATGTTGCCGGAACGCACATTTACCACTCGCACATCg GTCATCTTGACTCTGATGGTTTGTATGGTGCCATGATCGTGCGTGAGCCGCGTTCGACCGAGCCAGGACTGGTCGGCAGATACAACGACGATCTGCCGCAGCACACGTTGTTAGTGTGGCACTGGTTCCAGAACTTGGGCGAGGTGCAGAGCCTGGACATGAGGCTGCTCAGCCGACGCAGGGAAGGATTTGGCTTTTTGATCAACGGAAAGGGAGTCGTTGGCCAGCGTTTCGCCCCCGATGGCAGTCGCCTAAGTGCACCCATCGAGAACTACTACGTCAACTct GGCTCAAGGAGGTACCGTTTCCGCATAATTTTCAACACTGCAATCATGTGCCCCATTCAAATTTCGATTGACGGTCATCAACTGGACATACTGGCCATCGATGGACACGCCGTAGAAGCATACAACAGCAGAG TCGATTCGGTGATTTTGACGGCGGGTGAGAGAGTGGACGTTGTGCCTGTGGCGACTGTTTCAACCTGGAATTCAGCCTTCTACATCAGGGTGCGCGGCTTGGGCGACTGCGACGACCAGAAGAACAGCGTGCACCAATACGCGATCCTGCGTTATGACAACTACGCCGGTCCCGTACTAAACTTCCCTAATCCCACTTACAACAGCGCTATCCGACCAGGACGg gCCTTCAACCTGAACAGAGATATTTACAATCCAGTGACGCAAACTAGAATAACAGCAAATCCTCTGGTCTCCTACAGAAGTGCACTCAGCCGTTCTGATAATCTTGTAGGAACACCAAACAAACGCTTTTTCATCGACGTCAGCTTCAATGTTCACCAAG AATCTGACAACGTGCGGCTGGTGTTCCCTCAGCTGAATTCAGTCTCGTGGAACAGCCCGCCGTTCCCGCTTCTGACGCAGTGGCAACAAATCACCAATTCAACTCTCTGCACCAACGAGTGCAACCAGCCCGTCGCCTGCGATCAGAGGCGATGCGTGTGCACTCATACACTCTTGGCCAGGACCGGAGATCTCGTTGAAGTCGTTCTCTTTGATCCAC gtGGAACTATTGAAATCGGTCACCCGTTCCATCTGCACGGACACGCTTTCAAGGTCGTCGGGCAATATCTTTACAATACCTCAACCACCAGGGAAGAAGTCTCTAACTTGGTAAACAACAATCCGCATCTGATCACTACAAATCAGTACGGACCCTGGAAGGACACTGTGGTCACCCCTGGAAGGGCGGTCATCATTATTAGATTCCGTGCTGATAATCCAG GCTACTGGATGTTCCATTGCCACATTGGAGAGCACGCGGCGCTTGGAATGGCGCTCACATTCAAAGTAGGCGAGCACTACGAGATGGTGCGGCCGCCGGCGAATTTCCCAACTTGCGGCAACTTCTCATAA